From a single Collibacillus ludicampi genomic region:
- the plsX gene encoding phosphate acyltransferase PlsX has product MKLAIDAMGGDYAPEAVVTGAILAASEYPDLTLLLTGNESQIRQYLGHSVPDNIEIIHTSEVIEAVDEPVRAVRRKKDSSMVVAANLVKEGRADGILSAGNTGALMTASLLIIGRLEGIERPALATLWPTFDGRGVLVLDAGANMDATPEHLLQYAYMGHVYSQDVLLVEKPRIGLLNVGTEPGKGNQLTKTAFPMLAEGDFRFIGNVEARDVMNGVCDVLVCDGFVGNAMLKLAEGIGLGLFGALKDVLLQNWMSKAASLVLKPGLLKFKKTFDYKEYGGAPLLGVKGVVMKAHGSSNARAIQMAIHQARQFMLRDVLSQFVKVAGYKEHKMCNE; this is encoded by the coding sequence TTGAAACTGGCGATTGACGCTATGGGTGGCGATTATGCGCCGGAAGCGGTCGTGACTGGTGCAATATTGGCTGCCAGCGAGTATCCCGATCTGACGTTGCTGTTGACAGGTAACGAAAGCCAGATTCGCCAATATCTCGGACACTCAGTGCCTGACAATATAGAGATTATACATACTTCGGAAGTGATTGAAGCGGTGGATGAACCAGTCCGCGCCGTTCGCCGAAAAAAGGATTCTTCCATGGTCGTGGCGGCGAATCTGGTGAAGGAAGGGCGCGCGGATGGTATTCTATCTGCCGGCAACACGGGTGCATTAATGACGGCTAGCCTGTTAATCATCGGTAGACTGGAAGGGATTGAGCGGCCTGCTCTCGCTACGTTGTGGCCGACGTTTGACGGCCGAGGAGTGCTGGTGCTCGATGCGGGTGCGAATATGGACGCTACCCCGGAGCATCTTTTGCAATATGCTTATATGGGTCACGTCTACTCGCAAGATGTTTTGTTAGTAGAGAAACCGCGTATCGGCTTGCTGAATGTCGGTACAGAACCCGGAAAAGGAAACCAGTTGACGAAAACGGCGTTTCCCATGCTTGCGGAAGGGGATTTTCGCTTTATCGGCAATGTGGAAGCGCGTGACGTGATGAATGGAGTTTGCGATGTGCTCGTATGTGACGGCTTTGTGGGCAATGCGATGTTGAAGCTGGCGGAAGGGATCGGTCTCGGTCTTTTTGGTGCACTAAAGGATGTTCTGTTGCAAAATTGGATGTCAAAAGCAGCATCGCTTGTTCTCAAGCCGGGATTACTCAAATTCAAGAAAACGTTCGATTACAAGGAATATGGCGGTGCGCCGTTGTTGGGGGTCAAGGGTGTTGTCATGAAGGCGCACGGGTCATCGAACGCCCGCGCCATACAGATGGCGATTCATCAAGCACGTCAATTCATGTTGCGTGATGTCCTGAGTCAATTTGTTAAGGTGGCAGGGTATAAAGAACACAAAATGTGTAATGAATAG
- the rnc gene encoding ribonuclease III, producing MAGKFEMLMRGIGITFNNVNLLKQAFTHASYRNEHRGEAMQDNERLEFLGDAVLELLISEYLYKRYPQLPEGELTRMRAAIVCEPSLVRFATKLSFDKYVRLGRGEELSGGRKRPALLADVFEAFMGALYLDQGLESVKEFLDTHILPDIDNVHVLLADYKTMLQELVQRDGIGPLSYRILEERGPAHHREFVAQVMIDGKPYGEGIGRSKKEAEQRAAQATITMLTQKENPTS from the coding sequence ATGGCTGGCAAATTCGAAATGTTGATGCGTGGTATCGGGATCACATTTAACAATGTAAATCTGCTCAAGCAAGCATTCACACACGCATCTTATCGCAATGAGCATCGCGGGGAGGCGATGCAAGACAATGAACGGTTGGAATTTTTGGGGGATGCTGTCTTAGAATTGCTGATTAGCGAATACCTTTATAAACGTTATCCGCAACTTCCTGAAGGGGAATTGACGAGGATGCGTGCGGCGATCGTTTGCGAGCCATCACTCGTTCGTTTTGCCACAAAGCTGTCCTTCGATAAATATGTTCGCCTCGGCAGGGGTGAGGAATTGTCAGGGGGAAGAAAACGGCCGGCCTTACTTGCAGATGTATTTGAAGCATTCATGGGCGCTCTCTACCTTGATCAAGGATTGGAGTCGGTCAAGGAGTTTCTCGATACGCATATCCTTCCCGATATCGATAACGTCCATGTTTTATTGGCGGACTATAAGACGATGCTTCAAGAACTTGTGCAGCGTGATGGTATTGGTCCTCTCAGCTATCGTATTCTGGAAGAGCGCGGCCCTGCCCATCACAGGGAATTTGTGGCTCAGGTGATGATCGATGGCAAGCCGTATGGAGAGGGGATCGGCCGTTCGAAGAAAGAAGCGGAACAGCGGGCAGCGCAGGCGACGATTACGATGTTGACGCAAAAAGAGAACCCGACCTCTTGA
- the fabG gene encoding 3-oxoacyl-[acyl-carrier-protein] reductase, translating into MYNGKVAVITGGSRGIGKAIALKFAEKGAKVVVNYSGSQAAAEEVVSAIRSQGGEAIAVQGDVSRYEDAERLVTTALETYGRVDILVNNAGITRDNLLIRMKEEEWDAVIDTNLKGVFHCTKAVARPMMKQRSGRIINIASVVGLMGNPGQANYVAAKAGVIGLTKTAAKELATRGITVNAVAPGYIETDMTAALEDTYKQKLFEQIPLGRLGKPEDVAGVVLFLASDDAAYMTGQVLSVDGGMVM; encoded by the coding sequence ATGTATAATGGCAAAGTGGCAGTGATCACTGGTGGCTCCCGCGGTATCGGCAAGGCGATCGCCTTGAAATTCGCGGAAAAAGGAGCCAAAGTGGTCGTTAACTACTCGGGCAGCCAAGCGGCAGCGGAAGAGGTGGTTTCCGCCATTCGTTCGCAAGGAGGGGAAGCGATCGCTGTCCAGGGAGATGTCAGCCGCTATGAAGATGCCGAACGATTGGTAACAACCGCCTTGGAAACGTACGGACGAGTGGACATTCTCGTCAATAACGCTGGCATCACGCGTGACAACCTCTTAATCCGCATGAAAGAGGAAGAATGGGATGCGGTGATCGATACGAACCTCAAAGGGGTATTCCATTGCACGAAAGCGGTCGCCCGGCCTATGATGAAACAACGTTCCGGGCGGATCATCAATATCGCATCAGTCGTCGGTTTGATGGGAAACCCGGGGCAAGCGAACTACGTTGCAGCTAAGGCAGGGGTCATCGGTTTGACGAAAACGGCGGCTAAAGAGCTCGCTACCAGGGGAATCACGGTGAATGCCGTAGCTCCGGGATACATCGAAACCGATATGACTGCAGCTTTAGAGGATACATACAAGCAAAAGCTTTTTGAACAGATTCCTCTTGGCCGTCTTGGCAAACCGGAGGATGTCGCCGGAGTCGTTCTGTTCCTGGCATCTGATGATGCCGCCTACATGACAGGACAAGTACTAAGTGTCGACGGCGGAATGGTAATGTAG
- the fabF gene encoding beta-ketoacyl-ACP synthase II, with protein MKRRVVVTGLGVVSPVGNDVPTFWNSLIEGKSGIRRIDRFDPSDYPCQIAGIVRDFNPEDYIDKKEVRRMDRFAHYAVAASLQAVRDAGLKITEENAENVGVYIGSGIGGIETLVEQTLILHERGPRRVSPFMIPMMIGDMASGQVSILLGAKGPNSSPISACATGTNSIGDAFKIIERGHANVMICGGAEAPILPIALAGFSAAKALSTSYNDTPEKASRPFDANRDGFVMGEGAGILVLEELEHAKKRNAKIYAEIVGYGMSGDAYHITAPDPEGEGQARAMRMALRDAGLNPEDVDYINAHGTSTPMNEKFETMSVKKAFGEHAYKLAISSTKSMTGHLLGAAGGIEAIATVKTIECGVIPPTINYETPDPDCDLDYVPNVARKAEDRVAMSNSFGFGGHNASIIFRKYTE; from the coding sequence GTGAAAAGAAGAGTCGTCGTCACGGGTCTGGGGGTCGTCTCTCCTGTAGGAAATGACGTCCCTACATTTTGGAATTCCTTGATTGAAGGAAAATCTGGTATTAGGCGTATCGATCGCTTCGACCCGAGTGACTACCCCTGTCAAATCGCGGGGATTGTAAGAGACTTTAACCCTGAGGATTATATAGATAAAAAAGAAGTCCGGCGTATGGATCGCTTCGCTCATTATGCTGTTGCTGCTTCCCTCCAAGCGGTTCGCGACGCAGGGCTTAAGATCACGGAGGAAAACGCGGAAAACGTAGGCGTTTATATCGGTTCCGGTATCGGCGGGATCGAGACGCTGGTCGAGCAAACGTTGATCTTGCATGAGCGCGGCCCACGCAGGGTGAGTCCTTTCATGATTCCGATGATGATCGGTGATATGGCATCCGGTCAAGTATCTATCCTGCTGGGAGCGAAAGGCCCCAATTCTTCGCCCATCTCCGCTTGTGCGACGGGTACCAACTCGATAGGAGATGCCTTCAAGATCATTGAGCGCGGTCATGCAAACGTGATGATCTGTGGTGGTGCGGAAGCGCCTATTTTACCGATTGCTCTTGCGGGCTTCAGTGCGGCGAAAGCATTATCGACATCCTACAACGATACGCCGGAAAAGGCGAGCAGGCCGTTTGACGCGAACAGGGACGGCTTCGTTATGGGAGAGGGCGCAGGGATTCTGGTTCTTGAAGAGTTGGAGCACGCGAAGAAGAGAAACGCAAAAATATACGCGGAAATTGTCGGCTACGGCATGTCTGGTGACGCATACCATATCACCGCTCCGGATCCTGAAGGAGAAGGCCAGGCAAGAGCCATGAGGATGGCTTTGCGAGACGCTGGACTGAATCCGGAAGATGTGGATTACATCAATGCGCACGGCACTTCCACGCCCATGAACGAGAAGTTTGAAACGATGTCCGTCAAGAAAGCGTTCGGTGAACACGCCTACAAGCTGGCCATCTCATCAACCAAATCGATGACCGGTCACCTGCTCGGAGCCGCCGGTGGTATCGAAGCCATTGCAACGGTGAAGACGATCGAATGCGGAGTGATACCGCCGACGATCAACTATGAAACTCCGGATCCGGATTGTGACTTGGATTACGTTCCGAATGTGGCCCGTAAAGCGGAGGATCGTGTCGCGATGTCCAATTCTTTCGGCTTCGGCGGGCATAATGCTTCGATTATTTTTAGAAAATATACGGAGTAA
- the acpP gene encoding acyl carrier protein: MSEDIFNRVKSIVVDRLGVDEADVKMESSFKDDLGADSLDVVELVMELEDEFDLEISDEDAEKITTVGEVVKYIEAHQ; encoded by the coding sequence ATGTCCGAAGATATTTTCAATCGTGTGAAAAGCATCGTTGTAGATCGCCTAGGGGTCGATGAAGCGGATGTCAAGATGGAATCATCTTTTAAAGATGACCTTGGGGCTGATTCACTCGATGTAGTGGAATTGGTTATGGAATTGGAAGATGAGTTCGATCTGGAAATCTCCGATGAAGATGCCGAGAAAATCACTACTGTGGGTGAAGTAGTTAAATATATCGAAGCCCATCAATAA
- the fapR gene encoding transcription factor FapR → MARRKKRERQAALLDLLEREPFLTDEELAARFDVSIQTIRLDRLTLGIPELRERIRALATRKNDDLRSLSETEVIGQLIEVNLGEMAISILDIGPEHVFSKTKIARGHHMFAQANSLAVAVIDAEVVLTAVAEIRFIRPVQLGERLVCKAVVTSNKRERAHVKVTTKAGADIVFEGAFTVVKVQQENARGWEETNFETGD, encoded by the coding sequence ATGGCGAGAAGGAAGAAACGCGAGCGCCAAGCTGCTTTATTGGATTTGCTTGAACGCGAACCCTTTTTGACTGATGAAGAGCTGGCGGCACGCTTTGACGTAAGCATACAGACGATTCGTTTGGACCGTTTAACCCTCGGCATTCCCGAACTGCGTGAACGGATTCGTGCGTTGGCTACAAGAAAGAATGATGATTTGCGCTCACTCTCGGAGACGGAAGTCATCGGCCAGTTAATCGAAGTGAATCTGGGGGAGATGGCCATCTCCATTCTGGATATTGGTCCAGAGCACGTCTTTAGCAAGACGAAGATCGCGAGAGGTCATCACATGTTTGCACAAGCGAACTCCTTGGCCGTTGCCGTGATCGATGCGGAAGTCGTTTTGACTGCAGTGGCCGAGATTCGCTTCATTCGTCCGGTACAATTGGGGGAACGTTTGGTTTGTAAAGCGGTTGTGACTTCCAATAAACGGGAACGGGCCCATGTCAAGGTGACGACGAAGGCCGGGGCGGATATCGTTTTTGAAGGTGCGTTTACAGTAGTCAAAGTTCAGCAAGAAAACGCACGTGGATGGGAGGAAACAAACTTTGAAACTGGCGATTGA
- the fabD gene encoding ACP S-malonyltransferase: MKKMAFVFPGQGAQTVGMGKEMADQFGEARSVFAEADEALGFKLSDLIFSGPEDKLRLTYYTQPALLTTSIAIYRVFAKEGFVPAFLAGHSLGEYSALVVAGAMDFSDAVRIVHARGKFMDEAVPAGVGSMSAVMGAERNLIEEICRQVTAEVGPVELANINCPGQIVISGKAEAVEEAGNRLSANGAKIVRLSVSGPFHSSLMQPAAEKLQQVLEEVEIRDAAVPVVANVSARPVVKAAEIREVLYQQVSASVLWEDSVRFMLDEGVEAFVEIGSGKVLSGLIKKVNRRIPTFNIQDPASLESVVSQLKEEG; encoded by the coding sequence ATGAAAAAAATGGCATTCGTGTTCCCGGGACAGGGTGCACAAACGGTAGGCATGGGGAAAGAGATGGCCGACCAATTCGGGGAAGCGCGCAGCGTATTCGCCGAGGCGGATGAAGCTCTTGGATTCAAGCTTTCCGACCTCATATTCTCTGGGCCTGAAGACAAATTGCGCTTGACTTACTATACACAACCCGCTTTGCTCACTACAAGCATCGCGATCTATCGCGTATTTGCCAAAGAAGGCTTTGTTCCCGCGTTTCTTGCCGGGCATTCTCTAGGCGAATATTCCGCTTTGGTCGTTGCCGGCGCGATGGATTTCAGTGATGCGGTGCGCATTGTCCATGCCCGGGGCAAATTCATGGATGAGGCGGTTCCTGCGGGTGTAGGTTCCATGTCGGCTGTCATGGGGGCTGAGCGGAATTTGATTGAAGAGATTTGCCGACAGGTTACGGCTGAGGTAGGGCCTGTGGAATTAGCCAACATTAACTGCCCTGGGCAGATTGTGATCTCCGGCAAAGCGGAAGCGGTAGAAGAAGCAGGAAACCGTTTATCTGCCAATGGAGCCAAGATTGTTCGTCTGAGTGTATCGGGTCCCTTCCATTCTTCTCTCATGCAACCTGCGGCCGAAAAACTGCAACAGGTGCTTGAAGAAGTAGAGATTCGGGATGCTGCGGTTCCTGTCGTGGCGAATGTGTCTGCCCGCCCCGTCGTGAAAGCGGCGGAGATCCGGGAAGTGCTTTATCAGCAAGTATCCGCATCCGTGTTATGGGAAGATTCAGTGCGGTTCATGCTGGACGAAGGGGTCGAGGCTTTTGTCGAGATCGGTTCGGGAAAGGTGCTCTCAGGTTTGATTAAAAAGGTCAATAGACGCATTCCTACGTTCAATATTCAGGATCCGGCATCACTAGAATCTGTAGTCAGCCAGTTGAAAGAGGAGGGATAA
- the rpmF gene encoding 50S ribosomal protein L32 yields MAVPFRRTSKTRKRMRRTHFKLTVPGMVECPQCHEMKLAHRVCKNCGYYKGRAVIVEA; encoded by the coding sequence ATGGCAGTACCATTTCGGCGTACGTCCAAAACGCGCAAACGTATGCGCCGTACTCATTTCAAGCTGACCGTTCCAGGGATGGTTGAATGCCCGCAATGCCACGAAATGAAGTTGGCTCACCGTGTTTGCAAGAACTGCGGGTATTACAAAGGACGCGCTGTTATCGTTGAAGCGTAA